The Amycolatopsis methanolica 239 nucleotide sequence CCCGCCACCACACGCCCGGCGGAACCGGGACCGCGGGCTCCGGCGGGTTCAGCGCGGGCGGGTTCACCGCCCACGGCGCCTGAGCGCACCGACCCCGCTCACCACGGGCAAACGGGCGTCGTGCGAACCTCGGGGGCGAACACGCACCAAGGGAAAGAGGAACGTCGTGCCGCGCCGTGGTCTCGTGCTCGCTGTGCTGCTGCCGGCCCTCCTCGCCGGCTGCACGGCGGGGCCGTCGAAACGGCCGCCGGTCGTGGAGAACGACGAGCCGGTGTCCTCCGCGCCGGCCAGCTCCGCCACGGAGGTGCCGCTGCCGCCGCTGACCGAGCCGCGTTCGCCCGCGCTCGACTGGACCGACTGCGACGCCCAGACCCGCAACCGCCTCGGCGCCGAGGCGCCGGGCTACCTGCGGTTCAGCTGCGGCACCGTGATGTCCACACTGGACAACCCGGCGCTGCCGGGCCGCGTGCAGACGCGCGTGTCCGTCCTCAAGGCCGGCCACGGCGCGATCCCGCTGGTCGTGGTCAACGACGTCGCGGGCGAGCCCGGCACCCTCTACGCCGCGCGGCTCGCGTCGACACTGCCGCCCGCGCTGCTGCAGCGGTTTTCGCTGATCGGGGTGGACCGGCGCGGCACCGGCGAGTCCGACCCGCTGTCGTGCGTGCCCGAGGACACCCGCAGCCAGCTGCTCAACCAGGACCCGGCCGACGACGACCTCGAACCGCTGCTGGACGCCGCCCGCAAGGCCGGGCAGCAGTGCGCGATCGACCTCGGCGGCGCACAGCAGTCCTTCGACAGCTGGCGCACCGCCGGCGACCTCGAAGAAATCCGCGGTGAGCTGGGTGTGCCGAAGCTGCACGCGCTCGCCCACGGCGAGGGCTCGCAGGTGCTCATCTCCTACGCCGCCCGGTTCCCGGACCGCGTCGGCCGGTTCGTGATGGACGGTATCCCGGACCCGTCCAGCGACACGGTCACGGTGCTCGGCGACCTGGCCGCCGCGCAGCAGGCCACCCTCGACGCCTACGGCCGCGCCGTCGGCCAGGACGCGGCCGCGACGGTGAACGCCGTGGTGGAGCGGCTGCGCGCGGCCCCGCAGGTCCTGCCGGGCGGTGCGGTGTTCGGCGCGGGCACGGCACTGCGGGCCGTGGTCACCGGGCTCGCCGACCGCGCCCGCTGGAGCGAGCTGGCCGGCGCGCTGGACGCCGGCCGCGGTGGCGACGTCCGCGGGCTCGCCGCGTTCGTCTCGCCGATGCTCAACGGCTCGGACGTCGCGCCGTCCCGCCTCGACGCCACGCTGGCCACCGAGTGCAACGACACCGTCGTGCGGATGCCCGCCGACCAGATCGCCGGGCTGACCACGCAGCTGCGCGGCCGCTACCCCGTCTTCGGCGGGCTGGTGACGCAGCGGCTCGCGTGGTGCCTGCCCTGGCCGGCGCGCACCGAGTCGCTGCCGACGCTGGGCACGTCCGGGTTGCCGCCGGTCCTGGTCACCAGCACCCTGACCGACCCGGGCACGCCGGAAACCGGCACGGTGCGGGCGGCGCAGCAGATACCGAGCGCGGTGCGCGTCGCGTGGCAGGGCGCCGGGCACGGGGCGCTCGGCTCACCGTGCGCGGCCGAGGCGGTGCGGGCGTTCCTGGTCGACGGGAAGGTCCCCGCCGACGGCACGCTCTGCCCCGCGTAGGGGACCCTGCGCGGCCCCCGTTTAGGCTTGTCCTCCATCCGCCGGACCACTGAGTACTGGGAGTGACTGTGCCGTCTTCCGCGGTCGAGACGCCGGCTGTGGCGCCGGCACCCCGGGACAGCGCACGACGACCGATTCCCTGGATCGCCGTCTGGCCGGTCCTCGTGCTGGGCGCGGTCGCCGGTTTCTGGTACGTCAGGGAGGTCCTGGCCCAGCTCCCCGCGCTGCTGCACCTGCTGGACCTGGGTGTGTACCGGATCGCGGGCGAGCGCGTGCTGGACGGCGTGTCGGTCTACGACACGCCGCTGCTCGGCAACATCCGCGGGCAGTGGGAGTTCGTCTACACCCCGTTCGCCGCGCTGCTGTTCGTGCCGCTGGCGCCACTGAAGGGTGAACTCTTCACGTGGGTGGGCGCGCTCGGTGACTACGCGATGCTGGCCGCCGGGGTGTGGGCGGCGCTGTCGCTGCTGCGGTTCCGGCGCGACGTGCGGCTCGTGTTGTTCAGCCTGCCGGTCGCGGCGCTGCTCATGTGGTGCGAGCCGGTGCGCGAGACGATGGCGTTCGGGCAGGTCAACATCCTGCTGATGACGCTGGTGCTGCTCGACTTGGCGCTGCCCGACTCGTCGAAGGTCAAGGGCGTGCTGATCGGCATCGCCGCGGGGATCAAGCTGACGCCCGCGTTCTTCGTGCTGTACCTGCTGGTGACGCGCCGGTACCGGGCGGCGATCGTCGCGATGGGCACGTTCGTGGTCACCGTGGCCGTCGGGTTCGCCTTCCTGTGGCACGACTCGGTGACGTTCTGGTCCGGCGCGTTCATGGACCCGACGCGGGTCGGCGTGCCGGAGAACCCGTCGAACGAGTCGCTGCGCGGGTTCTTCGCGCGGGCGACCGGGGTGACCGGCGGGATGCAGATCGTGTGGCTGCTCGTCGCGGCCGCGACCGCCGTGGTGTGCCTGCTGCTGGCGCGGCGGCTGGCCGCGCGCGGCGAGGAACTGGTGGCGGCGACGCTGTGCGGCCTGGCGACGACGGCCGTGTCGCCGTACAGCTGGGTGCACCACTGGGTGTGGCTGGCGATGCTGCTCATCTGCCTGGGCAACCTGGCGTTCCGCGGGTCGGTGCTGGGATGGATCGGGCTGGTGGGCGCGGCGCTCATCACGTCCGGCGGGGTGCTGCCGCTGATCGGCTTCGAGGCGGACACGGTGCTGGCGTTCAAACCGGCAGGGCTGGAGTGGCTGTTCCAGAACGCCTACATCTGGCTCACGTTCGCGGTGTTCCTGGCGGTCGCGCTGTACTACCGGAGCCCGAAGAACCCGGCGGCGCTGCCCGCGGAGACCGCCTCCGCCAGCAGCCGGTAGGACTCCAGCATCTCCGCGCGGTCGTACGTGCTGGTGGTCACCAGGACCTCGTCCGCGCCCGTGCGCTCCACCAGCCCCTCCAGTGCCGCGGCCGCTTCGGCGGGGGTGCCGGCGATCTGCCCCTCCCTGGCCTCGTCGAAGTAGCGGCGTTCGCGGTCGGTCATCGGCCCCGCCAGGATCGCCGCCGCCGGGCGCAGGGGCGGGAACACGCCGTGCGTGCGCGACCACGCCGACGACCGCGCCTCCGGCACCAGCAACCGCTCCGCGGCCGCCCGCGTCTCGGCCACCGCGATCGTCGCCGAGACGATCACGTACGGCGCCGGGCAGCGGACGGACGGGACGAACGACTCCCGGTAGCGGCCGATCGCCTCGATCATGCGCGCCTCACCGCGCACGGCGCCGATCACCAGCGGCAGCCCCAGCTCGGCGGCCAGGTCCGCGCCCGCCCCGGTGGCCAGCAGGAACGCCGGGACCGGCTGCCCCTCCGCCGGGAACGCGTGCACGCCGGGGTACTCGCCCTGCGTGCCGTCGAGGTAGCCGAGCAACAGCCGCACCTGCTCACCGAACCGGTCGGCGTCGTCCTTGCCGTGGCCGAGCGCGCGCCGCACGCCGCCGGTGAACCCGACCGACCGGCCCAGCCCCATGTCGATGCGGCCCGGGTGCAGCGCCTCCAGCACACCGAACTGCTCGGCCACGACGAGCGGCTGGTGGTTGGGCAGCATCACCCCGCCGGTGCCGACGCGGATGGTCGAGGTGGCGTCCGCGACCGCGGCGGCCAGCACCGTGGGCGCGGATCCGGCCACGCCCGGCACGCTGTGGTGCTCGGACACCCAGAACCGGTGGTAGCCCAGCGCCTCGGCCTGCCGCGCGAACGCCACGGTCTCCCGCAGCGCCTCGGCGTGGGTGCCGCCTTCGCGGGTGCGGGACCGGTCGAGCACGGACAGCTTCACGCCTTGGTCAACACGCCGGCCCCGGCGCCTGTTCCGCCTCCAGCAGCGTCGCGGTGATCGCCCGGACCGTGCTGAGCGCGGGCACCGCCAGCAGCGCCCCGATCACCCCGGCCTGCTGCACGCCGACGGCGATCGCCAGGATGACCGCGACCGGGTGCAGCCGCACCGCCCTGCTGGTGATCACCGGCTCCAGCACGTTGCCCTCCAGTTGCTGCACGGCGATCACGATCAGGACGACCAGCAGCGCGGTGAACGGCCCCTCGGCGACAAGCGCGACGAGCGCGGCGAGCAGGCCGGTGACGAACGCGCCGATCATCGGCACGAACCCGCCGAGGAACACCAGCGTCGCCAGCGGCACCACGAGCGGCACCCCGGTCGCCCACAGCCCGACGCCGATCCCGACGGCGTCCACCGCCGACACGATGATCAGCGCGTACATGAACGCCGTGAGGTCGTGAAAGGCCCGCTTGCCCGCGGCGTCCACCCGGCGGCGGGCAGGCCCGCGAAACGGCAGGGTGAGGAACCGCCAGATCCGCTCGCCGTCGTAGAGCACGAAGGCCAGGACGAAGACCGCCAGTGCCAGTCCGGTGAGCACCGATCCGAGCGTGGCGAACGCGTTCCACGCGCCGGTCGCCAGCGCCTGCTGGTTCGCCGCCACCCACTCCCGCGCCTGGGTCGCCACCTGGTCCAGCTGCTCCGGGCGCACCCCCACCGAGCCGAGCCAGCCGCGCAGCTCCTGGTAGCTCCCGCCGAGCTGGGTGCGCAGGTCGGGCAGGCTGTCCACCACCGTCTTGACCACGAACCACAGCACCGCGCCGACCGCGGCCACCCCGCCGACCAGGACGACCGCCGTCGCCAGCGCCCTCGGCACGTGGTTACGCGCCAGCCAGGTCACGGCCGGCGCGAGCAGCGCGGCGAGCAGCAGCGCGAGCGCGACGGGGATCACCACGACGGCGAGCGCGGCCAGCACCCGGGCGAGCACCCACAGCGCGGCGGCGACGACCAGCAGTTGCGCGCACACGACGGCGGAGCGGTGGAGCAGCCGGCCCGTGGCCCGGTTCTGGGTCATCCTGCACCGCCATCCCCGCGCGGCCCGTCACCCCTCCGGCCGCGCCCTGCTCGGCTGCACGCGCTTCGGTTCACCTGGCATTTTCGGATAGTCCGGCGGGTACGGCATCTCGCCGAGCCCGTGGTCCCGCTCGTCGCGGGCGTACCACTCCAGCGCCGTCTCCAGGCCGAACGCCTCGTCGTCGATCGCGGCGTGCGGGTCGCCGTGCCCGGCCAGCCAGTCTGGCACCGTGAGCACGTCGAAGTCGTCCGGGTCGGCCTCGGGCAGCTGCTCCCAGGTCAGCGGCGTCGACACCGTCGCCCGCGGGGTGCCGCGCACCGACCAGGACGAGGCCACGGTCCGGTCCCGCGCCGCCTGGTTGTAGTCGAGGAACACGCGGCCGCCACGCTCCTCCCTCCACCACGCGATCGTGGCGAGGTCGGGCAGGCGTCGCTCCACCTCGCGGCCCAGCGCGATCACCGCGTGCCGCACGTCGACGAAGTCCCACTCCGGCCGGATCCGGACCAGCACGTGCACCCCGCGCCCGCCGGAGGTCTTCGGGTACCCGGTCAGCCCGGCGTCCGCCAGCACCTCCCGCACCACCAGCGCGACCCGCACCGCGTCGCCGAACCCGGAGCTGTCCGACGGGTCCACGTCGATCCGCAGTTCGTCCGGGTGGTCCACGTCGGACCGCCGGACGGGCCACGGGTGGAAGTCGAGCGTGCCGAGGTTGGCCGCCCACGCGAACACCGCCGCCTCGGTGGGGCAGACCTCGTCCGCGGTGCGCCCGGACGGGAACATGATCCGCGCGGTCTGCACCCATTCGGGCGCTCCCCGGGGGACCCGTTTGGCGTAGAACGGCTCGCCGGAAACCCCGTCGGGGAACCGTTTCAGCGTCGTCGGCCGCTCCCCGACCGCCCGCAGCAACGGCTCCGCGACCGCGAGGTAGTA carries:
- a CDS encoding alpha/beta hydrolase, producing MPRRGLVLAVLLPALLAGCTAGPSKRPPVVENDEPVSSAPASSATEVPLPPLTEPRSPALDWTDCDAQTRNRLGAEAPGYLRFSCGTVMSTLDNPALPGRVQTRVSVLKAGHGAIPLVVVNDVAGEPGTLYAARLASTLPPALLQRFSLIGVDRRGTGESDPLSCVPEDTRSQLLNQDPADDDLEPLLDAARKAGQQCAIDLGGAQQSFDSWRTAGDLEEIRGELGVPKLHALAHGEGSQVLISYAARFPDRVGRFVMDGIPDPSSDTVTVLGDLAAAQQATLDAYGRAVGQDAAATVNAVVERLRAAPQVLPGGAVFGAGTALRAVVTGLADRARWSELAGALDAGRGGDVRGLAAFVSPMLNGSDVAPSRLDATLATECNDTVVRMPADQIAGLTTQLRGRYPVFGGLVTQRLAWCLPWPARTESLPTLGTSGLPPVLVTSTLTDPGTPETGTVRAAQQIPSAVRVAWQGAGHGALGSPCAAEAVRAFLVDGKVPADGTLCPA
- a CDS encoding glycosyltransferase 87 family protein: MPSSAVETPAVAPAPRDSARRPIPWIAVWPVLVLGAVAGFWYVREVLAQLPALLHLLDLGVYRIAGERVLDGVSVYDTPLLGNIRGQWEFVYTPFAALLFVPLAPLKGELFTWVGALGDYAMLAAGVWAALSLLRFRRDVRLVLFSLPVAALLMWCEPVRETMAFGQVNILLMTLVLLDLALPDSSKVKGVLIGIAAGIKLTPAFFVLYLLVTRRYRAAIVAMGTFVVTVAVGFAFLWHDSVTFWSGAFMDPTRVGVPENPSNESLRGFFARATGVTGGMQIVWLLVAAATAVVCLLLARRLAARGEELVAATLCGLATTAVSPYSWVHHWVWLAMLLICLGNLAFRGSVLGWIGLVGAALITSGGVLPLIGFEADTVLAFKPAGLEWLFQNAYIWLTFAVFLAVALYYRSPKNPAALPAETASASSR
- a CDS encoding LLM class flavin-dependent oxidoreductase; translation: MKLSVLDRSRTREGGTHAEALRETVAFARQAEALGYHRFWVSEHHSVPGVAGSAPTVLAAAVADATSTIRVGTGGVMLPNHQPLVVAEQFGVLEALHPGRIDMGLGRSVGFTGGVRRALGHGKDDADRFGEQVRLLLGYLDGTQGEYPGVHAFPAEGQPVPAFLLATGAGADLAAELGLPLVIGAVRGEARMIEAIGRYRESFVPSVRCPAPYVIVSATIAVAETRAAAERLLVPEARSSAWSRTHGVFPPLRPAAAILAGPMTDRERRYFDEAREGQIAGTPAEAAAALEGLVERTGADEVLVTTSTYDRAEMLESYRLLAEAVSAGSAAGFFGLR
- a CDS encoding AI-2E family transporter, with the translated sequence MTQNRATGRLLHRSAVVCAQLLVVAAALWVLARVLAALAVVVIPVALALLLAALLAPAVTWLARNHVPRALATAVVLVGGVAAVGAVLWFVVKTVVDSLPDLRTQLGGSYQELRGWLGSVGVRPEQLDQVATQAREWVAANQQALATGAWNAFATLGSVLTGLALAVFVLAFVLYDGERIWRFLTLPFRGPARRRVDAAGKRAFHDLTAFMYALIIVSAVDAVGIGVGLWATGVPLVVPLATLVFLGGFVPMIGAFVTGLLAALVALVAEGPFTALLVVLIVIAVQQLEGNVLEPVITSRAVRLHPVAVILAIAVGVQQAGVIGALLAVPALSTVRAITATLLEAEQAPGPAC
- the ligD gene encoding non-homologous end-joining DNA ligase — encoded protein: MAGRGEAVEYQVGDRVVRVSNPDKVYFPERGITKRQVVEYYLAVAEPLLRAVGERPTTLKRFPDGVSGEPFYAKRVPRGAPEWVQTARIMFPSGRTADEVCPTEAAVFAWAANLGTLDFHPWPVRRSDVDHPDELRIDVDPSDSSGFGDAVRVALVVREVLADAGLTGYPKTSGGRGVHVLVRIRPEWDFVDVRHAVIALGREVERRLPDLATIAWWREERGGRVFLDYNQAARDRTVASSWSVRGTPRATVSTPLTWEQLPEADPDDFDVLTVPDWLAGHGDPHAAIDDEAFGLETALEWYARDERDHGLGEMPYPPDYPKMPGEPKRVQPSRARPEG